From one Dehalococcoidia bacterium genomic stretch:
- a CDS encoding CFI-box-CTERM domain-containing protein — protein MKAKIVYLTMALVLATGLAVAAVPSATVQAADEDRDSFQVWVEEWQDFDADYIYTCTLAGEWIIHEIDLTGRDQELTGPLLIKIENDVPEWTGFIPYGQLAVDWAKLYVGADVVDFVDIGDPVSEATHLLNDWGPIEPDTSGGYYGDLANGGSPDYTSVDKKCRVTHFPGGTYDWAQITLDAGEANATKLVLRVLDGITGTPPPTPTPTPTPTPTPTPTGPEVKCFIATAAYGTAAAAEIDVLRAFRDEVLLENSLGSQLVKLYYQTSPPVADFISENSLLRTIVRELVIDPMVGVATFTQGIWGK, from the coding sequence GTGAAAGCGAAGATAGTCTATTTGACAATGGCATTGGTGCTGGCAACGGGATTAGCAGTAGCTGCAGTACCCAGCGCCACTGTCCAGGCGGCGGACGAGGATCGTGATAGTTTCCAGGTGTGGGTGGAAGAGTGGCAGGATTTCGACGCTGACTACATTTACACCTGCACTCTGGCCGGTGAGTGGATTATTCATGAGATTGACCTCACGGGGCGTGATCAGGAGTTGACGGGGCCGTTGCTCATAAAGATAGAAAATGATGTCCCCGAGTGGACAGGATTTATACCCTATGGTCAGCTAGCGGTTGATTGGGCTAAACTCTACGTGGGGGCAGACGTAGTTGATTTCGTCGACATCGGCGACCCGGTCAGTGAGGCAACACACCTTCTAAATGATTGGGGCCCAATAGAACCTGACACTAGCGGTGGTTATTATGGGGATTTGGCAAATGGTGGTTCTCCAGACTATACCTCGGTGGACAAGAAGTGCCGAGTTACGCATTTTCCCGGTGGTACCTATGACTGGGCTCAGATTACACTGGATGCCGGGGAGGCCAATGCTACCAAGCTGGTGCTGAGGGTACTTGACGGAATAACTGGGACTCCACCGCCTACACCTACACCAACGCCTACCCCTACCCCTACCCCTACCCCTACCGGCCCTGAGGTTAAATGCTTCATCGCCACGGCAGCCTACGGCACAGCGGCCGCTGCGGAGATCGATGTGTTACGGGCCTTCAGGGATGAAGTGCTGCTGGAAAATAGCCTTGGCTCTCAGCTTGTGAAGCTGTACTACCAGACCAGCCCTCCGGTAGCGGACTTCATATCGGAAAACAGCCTCTTGAGGACCATTGTGAGGGAGCTGGTGATCGACCCCATGGTAGGTGTCGCCACATTCACACAGGGTAT